ATTCGCAGGAACCCCCCAGGTCGCCCCAGAATCCCGTCCCGCAATCGAGTGATCGGGAAGAACAAGAAGTTTGGTGAGGCTGGGGTGCCCATGCGAGCTCCAGCCCACATGAAGTTTGCTGGCTTCTCTCTGTACGGGAAACAGCAAAACCTAAGCGGCCCCCCTCCTTCCTCGTCAGTTGCCCCTCCCTCTTCTGCTCCCTCCACTCTCCTGGGACGTCCCGCCACTTTAGGACGCCCTCCGACTTCGCCTTCCATGAAGAAGCCTCCGGTGATTGGCCCCCCTTCCTCTGTGGCGGGGCGCTACCAGCACAGCTCCCcttcctcgtcctcgtcctcctcctcttcctcctcttccaccAGCTCGGAGTCCTCTTCAGGCAGCTCTGGCTCCAGCAGCTCTTCATCCAGCGGCTCTGACTGCCCGCCTTCCCCTCCTTCCCAAATCCAGCCCCCTCCTTCCTCAACCGCGGTCCCTCCCTCTAATGCCCGTGCCGAATCCCCACAGCCCCCTAAACTGAGCCCCCAGACCACTGGCCCCAGATCGGGCCTGCACCaccgctcctcctcctcctcttcctcctcctcctcttccgaTGAAGACGATGTTGAGTCCAGGGTCTTGGATCTGTCCGTCCCTCCCGAATCCAGCACAGCAACTCCTGCAAACAAGGAGACTCGCAATGATGACGacgaagatgatgatgatgatgaagacttCGAGGACGTCAAGGGCGGCCGGTCGTCTCCCCCTTCTGTCGCTAGCTTCGAACCTGGCCCGGATTGGCGCCCAGAGATGTCCCCTTGCTGCGCCAACGTGGTCGTGACTGACGTGACCACGAACCTCTTCACCGTCACCATCAAGGAGTTCTGCAATGCGCAGGATTTCGCGGGCGCCAAACCGTAAGCCGAAATGACGCCGGGTACAAACCGCCAGGGTTGGGAGCTGAAGGGGTTCAATTCTCAAGAAGGATTCCTCTCGCTTTAGTACCATCTTTTATCAGCCCACAGAGGACTAGAAACCAAGGCGTTTCAACACATTTTCTTAGTAAGTATCGTAACAGTTTTTAGATGGTAATGGTACTAAAGCAGAGTGAGGAAACTCCTAAAGAATTGAGTTTACGTTTCCAGGTGTTGTGTTTTCCACTGTCCGATTGAACCCATCCCCATTGAAGATTATGTCCTGATTTGATTTCTTGTTTGCTAGGTGTCATGTGGACTATTTTATTATTCTAAACTGACGTCCCAAAACCCCCTCTCTTCCACAGACTGTGTTTCTTAAATTGTATTCAGACTGTGGTGTTACTAAGGGAATCAATAAATAACCCCACAGTGTTAAACCTGTCTGTACAGTCATCTAAACTAAGCAGTTAGTGTGGCTACTGTTTTCCTACCCTTGAATatgtacagctacggccaaaggtgttgcatcaccctatagaatcaactaattttgcttcataaagtcgaatgaaacctgctgaataatgtaacgttaacatattgaattacacaccgctttgtagttttccatatactgtaaagccacaaATATTTGCACCCTTAAAATCTTTTTTCTCAAAATGTTGGCGACTTGTTTcaatatacgaagtatgtattgttagtggaatttgatatttgtgccaaaaatttaatatgcaaaacagcataataaaaggcttgcacgtatttatggctttacagtactttaaaaaataaataaataaaaaaaaaggacaatgtGACATTaatgaaatctaacatgaaatactactgtactactattatggcttccggtagacttttttttgcgatatcattttgtagtttatttgattacataatgttaaataaaaaatctaaattatgttttttatataaatcttttttttttttttttttgtctcaatcctaaaattgtaggctATGCAAAACATTTAGCCATAGCAATACTGACTGAGTCATGGCATGGCAAAGACTCTTTCAGTAGTACATCTACAACTCAGACTGGTATGCAGGGGAGTGCGGTCCATATTGCATTCGTCCTACTGGATTGAGATCTGGAGGTTTGTGCTTTTGAGATTACTATAGTCTCCGATCTCATGGTGCCTCCTCATACTAATCACTGACAAAACCAGAGGTTACATCGGCATCTTGCAACACTATCTAGTATGTTCAGTGATGAGCATTGCCTCTGGTTACTTTGATTGTAATAGCAATTAACAGGTCTCATACAATCCACTGCTTTCTGAAACCGCTTAGGCAAGACGAGTCTGATCTGTAAACTACTCCTTGGTAGGCTGACCTATCAGTGCCTGATTTCACTTGGACAATGGAAACACAACGAGCCTGCTTCGTAGCAGTTTGTCTCATTCCAGGATCAGTCTCCAGTGTGAACTAAAGCTTTAAAGATCTCTCAGgccccctttaaaggagtgctaaccaaagctttttaaaaacccATCTCTCACCTCTCATTGGCACCAGCAGTATTGCCACTGGGCTCACTAACCTTTAAAACCCATTAGCTTTTTATTAGTGCTCTCCACTCTATCATTGGGATCCATTTAAAAGGAGTGTTAACCAACGGTTTAAAATCCAGAATCTTGTTAACACTTATAAGCACCGTTCTCACAGGCACTTTGCTGAttttaataagaggtaagaaaatagaCTGGCCGCTGCTTTAAAGGGGCCATTGGCAATACTAATATTGCCCATCAATCTTTTAAATAGAATAGGATGTGTCCTCTTAGATGTGGCTTAAGTGTATAGCAaagcctggaatggctcaaaccgcTGTGGAATAGGACTATATTGGTTCCAACCCTGCTGTAATGGGTGAGGGACTTATTTTGGGGGTGTCTTTGGAGTGGGTTGGGGGGATAGCTATATGCGCCTCACAGATTAGTCTCAtgaaagggagggaggggggggggggcaggactGGGAGCTCTTGGTTTTCTATGGTGCTTATCTTGGGCTGCAGAATAAACAAACAGTCAGTCTTTCTGAATCAGGTATAAACATGatcaagagatttttttttttctttttttctgtgaggTGACAAAAAtgaatgggggaggggggggtataTGGCCTTGTTTCCATGGGTCATATGTGCTGAGCTAGCCCTGGTCTGGCACGGTTTAGCAGGGGCTCcacaatttgtttttatatatatatatatatatatatatatatatatatatatatatatatatatatatatatatatatatatatatttaaagcagcAGCATGAATGTACTTAGGCCTGACCCTAATTAGCTGCTTTGCTTCTGTTTCTGAGACCATAAGAAAGAAACACATGGGTGCTTGTATTGTCCACTAAATGGTTCCCTATACAATCCTCATTTAATTATTACAAagaagtagcccatcaggaccatcgcATCTATCTTCAGTGTGGCCCCTCTTGGCCATGCCACTTGATGTTCCCAGAccaccctgctctgcacacatGACCACTGTGGAGGATACTGAGGAACTCCaatgatcgctggtgctgaccagACAGAGCCTTCAGCTGCAGCCGTCCATTGAAGATTAATTCATAGTAACACCCTTGTTAAAAGAAGCATAAAGCTAATCAAGCAGACAGTACCAGTGAACCGTAACCTAACACGGAGGTCCTTTgggggtctgcagtgtgaaaggcacattatggtaaatgcatagctgatttatttaatagtgtacagccctatagaatgaacaaattttgctttgcaaagtcgaatgaagcctgctgaataatgttacgttaacatattgaattacacaccgctttgtagttttccatatacagatggacccgttttatatcacctcgcttaatatcgTAACCGTTTttatcacgatttttcaaaaaccactcgccatgcaccatattttcttttgagaaaatacctctcttaatatcatctcacaaacacacttattgtcacgttttgtgcagcctgtcaaattcTGCATGGCCGGCCTTTACAGGATCTAATTAATTTCCAACACAACTAACAGTCAAGAATCATCTTGGctgaaactgacattttgtgcaaccTGTCAAATGCTTCATGGGCGGCCTTAATGGGATACAGTTGAGTTACAAAACACAGACGTCACCAATTTGTTCTTTAACGTAGTCCGTCTTacaaaaatgcacacaaaaaaacagttCAGTGCAGTGCcaaattgatagctctcatcagtcgacaattcatgacCCAAACGCTCTCATTCCAGTTAATGATCcgaaacgtatttgtcctgtagtaaactatatgcatttgtttaaatgtaaagaacgactaaatgtacagtattaaaacactgctctttaattcacgttagttttctttctttttttttcttgcacttgtaatgtgctgtcacaggcaaacgtgaaacccggtttatatcatgacctgctttatatcatgaatGATGCCTGcgcggcaatcatgatataaagagGCTTCATCTGTACTtaacaaaaaattgaaaaatgtgacattttgaaatcttacATGAAGTACTGCTGTACTGCTATTATAGCTTCCGGTACACACTTGCGctatgattttgtagtttctttgattaaaagaATCTAATTCTTtgataaaagatctaaattatatctttttttttttttttttaaatgatatctcaatcctaaaattctaggtgttgaAAAAcatttggccaaagctgtatatttatttatttatttatattttatcacAACTGCTTTTGTACGTATTTTAGCCCTCCATTACGCAGATAAGTCATAAATGTACGCAGAGTTGATGGAAATAAGTCCTAAGGAAAGCAGGAGATTTATTGAAAAAGGAGAACCGTACCTTGgcttgtgtacattttaaaatagaagCCTCACACTTTGGCTCTCAGTAACCAGCTGTTGCTTTGTGTCTTGCTTTCAATGTCTCTGCATTATTTCCTGTAGCCTCTTGAAGGAAAATGAAACCGAAATACCTGCAAGAAGCAATCAGTCATGTTTTACGTTAATAGcttaatccattaaaaaaaaatccaatacgtGTTTGCCATAATGTTTTATACAGTACAGAATACCTACATCGTGGTGCATGTTAGGTAAGGTTCGCTGAAAATGTTTTGTTAGCTATATGAGATTTATATACATACAATCAGGAGCTTAAAGGGGAGAAAATGCAAGAATTTAAGAGTACATCTCTGTCACAGAGAAGCTAAGTCCTGAAAcatttttctgtaggtttttttttttttttttttttaaataaattctgcCTCTATACCATACTGTGGGTCCTGTGCAACCGGTATACAGACTCCCTGGGCTTTGGGTGGTGTCAGAATCTGGGACTCTaataaccattacacagtaagtgaatctacagtgtggtggcaggataaatggaatttctttgtttttttaaaacaaaaaagcaaaattttggggggggggaatgaaTCTGCTGTAAAAATGTTAGGGGACAAAGCAGTTATGCCAATAAGAGatgaaagtgtttttctaaaaacATTGGGTGTTTTATTCCTCCTTTTAAAAGAGTGAACTTCTTAAAAATGCGGTAACCTCCCGTTCTAATACTCCCAGAGGATACCGACTCCAAAGAATCACACGGTACAAGCAGTGGGCTGCATGTTGCGTGATGTTTTGGGGTAAAATGAGCTGTGTTCTAAccacgtttttaaaaaaaaaaaaaaaaaatgaattcaacaTTCTCAAAAGTCctgcattattttaatttttttttttttttactctcattTTGTCTCGCTACAACAGGCCGTGGAACACGGAGACACCCAAATTTCATTAGCAATCAAATGAATCTGTGTCAATTGAATAATCAGTCAAGCTATTTACCAGGCAAGTCGGTCAAACAGTATTAGCAATAGACAAGAATGTAGTATTCTATGGAAAGAGGGCAGCCAAGAGATTTAAATGCAGAAGgctgtttatgtatgtatatatatagagagagagagagagagaggggtagggTAGAGATTAGGGCTAACTGTGCTATGTACAACTGTAGATAGTTGTCCCTATTTTGTGCTGTAAGGTCAAATGATGCTATAATCCTTTTGTGATTTTAAATCTCATCTTTTCccttttaaatgacatttatttaaatttgcaCACACCTTAAACTGGTACTTTAAATAAAAGGGGGCGTTTTTAGCAGAACTTAACAATACAAAAAAGTAAAACCAGGCCTTTGAAACTCCACATGTCTGGATACTATTTGGTGCTACTGCATTCTCTACCATTGATTTatgtacaatttatttatttgagtttaaAATGTGTAGCCACAGTAAAACAGTTTTTCACATTTTATCGATTTTAATAGTTGGTGATCTAAAGACTCGGTTGGTCATTATTTGATACCCCTTTAAAGATGAACCCTTTTAAAATAAGACCCTTTAAAAATAAGAGTACAGTCCCTTTttagagggggggtgggggggagggggagggtatgGTTAAGGCTTCATAGATCTAACAGGGCTATCCAAGTTTCAGCTGGTAGAATTGCACTTATTAAAATCAAGTTCCTGTTTGTaatgggtttattttttattgttatttttttaaactgcagcgGATCTGAAGACTGTGCTtgtgaatatatacatatatattatatatataaataataatatgatgatgATACTGTTATAGAGcatgctttgtgtttttttccgAAATACAGAATATATTCTTTTTTCACTGAAATGGCTATTTTGCTTCTGTTCAGAACTGTTTTCTCCTGTTGATAAGCTTCTGATTACTGGGACCATGCACTCCAAGGTTCAGTAACTTTAATATCAATATCTTTCattttatattgcttttttttaaatttgcctaACCGTTTTTCCAGTCTTGAGTTGTCCCTGTATTTGCCTTTACTTGGTTTATGCTTGCCAATGTAAAAAAGGGGACGTATAAAACCAATTAaaattatttctttctctttctttctttcattcattcattctttctttcttttttctttctactgTATAGAAGGTGCCAAGCCACGCATCAAATTCCCAGGAATGTATTGGTTTATTtaaaatccccccaaaaaatcaGATGAAGAACTAggtttaattttacaaaatatcTTTCCTTGGAGTGCATCCAAATGCAAACagacctgattttttttttctgtctgttgaTGAAGTGTTCAAGAGACTAGTGTCCTACGTAAGTACAGATTCATTTGCCAAGATTTTGCCTTCCCCGTTAAAAGGAGCAGCAAGCAGTCtccctttcaaaaaaaaaaagtgtaattacaTAACCTGCCACATGATGACGCCAACATGCTGTGTGAAATTTCTGTAATCAAACAAATGTTAAGGCCGCCTTCTCCATGCACAAATTATAACCccttgttcaaaaaaaaaaaaaaaaaagaaaaaatctataTACTTATATACACATtttggtgatttaaaaaaaacgaatttTGCCTTCCCATGTAATTTGTTATTGGTTCCTTTTTGATGTTAGCAGAGACTACTGgtgtcccgtcccgtcccgttaCCCTCCCCCTTCCCTTGGTTAACTGGGCCCACTCATCTCCTTGGCCCCTCGCTCTGGGGGCCCCATGTGGTATCTCCTTCTGGGAAAACAACAtcaatttaataaacagaaattgTCTTGCACTGTTGTGGTGAGATACAGACAGTTGTAAAATGCTTGAATTTGGGTTGAATATTCGTTgacagatgaaatggtagccacatcagtccagagatgatagacctCCAGAGAAGGAGCAGTAGTTGCTCTTAttgaactaaacaataattaatgacaagctttcaagaccttaGAGGTCTCTTATTCATTtcaaattgtaattttaaaaaaggttAAGGACTTCTGTTCTATAGAAACAATTGTTTAAAAGGGTATCCTTAACAAAAAACCCAAATGATCTTAATAGATTGTTAATGGCCTATAGTAGTACTTATAATCTTGGGTGTTCTAAGTTTCTCGGTTCAAAAAGATTGTACGGAATTTGGAGAAAAACACATTGAGTTTTCTAGCTACGtggtcttggaataaacttcaAAGAAAGGGAACTTTTGTCGTGTGTGTGTAAAGAGGATGAAAAATTACTAGAAGAGAAACTAGAGAAGTCTGGAGTACAAAAAGATCCACAATATCAAAAAGCTACTGAGAGGAAGGCATTGGTGGTTACATCTGAAATTGGACATCCACAATTAAACAggcaattgttattatttgtgcAACTTGgtaacaatacacacacacatctatctaTATAGGTAGATTTTAGTTATATACTATACATAAATATTTTGTTAATCCAGAATGTAGCTGGTTAAAGTGTAATTAAAATTCCTCtctcaagcaagcaagcaaacataCAGACAGATAAGCACTCTGAAATCGTGCTTTACCTTgtgttctgtttctttttatCAGCGATGATTCAGAGTAAATGATTATGACAGTGATATTCAGAATGTTCTATTGATGTACACCTTGTATTTTTTGCTTATGTTTATTGTACcgacacttaaataaataaataaaaccatgaaatatgttaaaaacaagtgtcatttttgtattgctcttCCATAGCTGTGCTCAAATAGAGAGAGTGCTCCCTCCAGTCAAGCACAAGCTTGAGGCATGGAGTCtgaattaattctcaaactgaacgcagtagggatcttagaggagaaacctcaaaatggagtgagttaactaatggagtaccacagggatcagtattgggtcctctgcttttcctgatctacattaatgatttagattctggtatagtaagcaaacttgttaaatttgcagacgacacaaaaataggagtagtggtaaacaccgttgcagcagcaaagaccatttaaaattatctagacagctgtcagaactgggcagacacatggcaaatgacatttaatagagaaatgtgtaagGTACTGGACACAGGTAATAAaaattgcattataaataccatatgggatactgaaattgaaggaggaatatatgaaaaagatctaggagtttatgttgactcagaaatgtcttcatctagacaatgtggggaagctataaaaaggccaacaaaatgctcggtatatagtgaaaagtgttgaatttaaatcaaaggaagtaatgttaaaactttacaatgcattagtaagaccacatctagaatgttgtgttcagtttttggtcaccttgctacaaaaaggatattgctgctctagaaagagtgcaaagaagagtgaccagaattattcctggtttaaaaggcatgtcatatgcgaaagaattgaatctattcagtcttgaacaaagaagactacacagtgatctgattgaagcattcacaattctaaaaggtattgacaatgtcaacccaagcgactttttcgacctgaaaaaagaaacaaggaccaggggtcacaaatgagattagataaaggggcattcagaacagaaaataggcaacaggaggcacttttctacacagataattgtgagggtctgggaccaactccccaataatgttgttgaagctgacaccctgggatccttcaagaagctgcttgatgagattctgggatcaataagctactaacaaccaaacgagcaagatgggccaaatggcttcctctcgtttgtaaactttcttatgttcttgtgttcttaattcaatatgttaacgtaacattattctgcagatttcattcgactttatgaagcaaaattagttgattctatagggtgatgcaacacctttggccgtagctgtacatATTCAAGGGTAGGAAAACAGTAGCCACACTAACTGCTCAGTTTAGATGACTGTACAGACAGGTTTAACACTGTGGGGTTATTTATTGATCCCCTTATTAACACCACAGTCTGAATACAATTTAAGAAACACAGTCTGTGGAAGAGAGGGGGTTTTGGGACGTCAGTTTAGATTAATAAAATAGTCCACACGACACCTAGCAAACAAGAAATCAAATCAGGACATAATCTTCAATGGGGATGGGTTCAATCGGACAGTGGAAAACACAACACCTGGAAACGTAAGATCAATTCTTTAGGAGTTTCCTCACTCTGCTTTAGTACCATTATCTCCACTCCCCAGATGCCTAAAAACTGTtgtgatatttatttatgaagcaaaatgagttaattctatagggtgacacAACatttttagccatagctgtatagaCCTACTGAAATGTGTATCTAACGGCTTCAGTGCAACGCATTAGTCAGGCCACAAAAAACGACATAACACAAATCTAGCCTTTGACTGTGGAATACTATTAAGATACAGCTAAACAGTAGCATGTATTGTGAAATGGAGATCTATCCCTGGGAAGGGCTGCTTCTGAGTGAGAAATCAGTGAATGACGGAAGCAAGGACTAACCTCCGCGGAGGCAGAACGAGCACCTCTCTGTTTTTCCCACTCAAAAATCAATACATGGATTtctaacaaaaaaaaccacacacacactgtttcttCTGCTAAACTGCAGCTGTTACATGCCAGATAAGAGACTTCCATTGAAGCAGGAGCAACTCTCTGGCTAGAATATTCTaacatgattttcttttttatcaaTAGCTGGTTGTCAATGAAAGATACATTACAGGGTGGCAGGGTGCTATTTGATAAAACTGGTATCCAGCCCACTCAAGGGCAGTACACATAAGTGGGCTTAGCGGCCGCTCTGACCTTGAATGAGTGAAAATCAGCTTTCATTTTACACAGCaccttatctatctatctatctatctatctatctatctatctatctatctatctatctatctatctatctatctctatctgttttttttatttcaacaagtTTAATGCATTGTGTTTCCTTTTCTttctacaaaaaaagaaactgcagttaTGCCTTctttcaaaacaaacacacatgaacacgcatgcacacacacacacacacatacagtcacctccaaaattattggcacccttgatgaagatgagcaaaaaaggctgtataaaataaacaacacagttaATTGGCTATATTTTaagctcaaatatatgggaaaccatattcttttattctaatacaattgctcagagaagaagttttttattaacaagtaataaaaccttttctcaaaaagataggtgtcagaattattggcacccctaaagattcttataaataaaatcaaacaaaataaaatctgcattagcattctacttctttaagtacatctcagtcttaaggaactgtgtTGTgtccttccatggcttcctgtttcactgg
This genomic window from Acipenser ruthenus chromosome 53, fAciRut3.2 maternal haplotype, whole genome shotgun sequence contains:
- the LOC117433083 gene encoding chromobox protein homolog 6-like, which translates into the protein MELSAVGERVFAAESIIKRRVRKGRIEYMVKWKGWAIKYSTWEPEENILDGRLIAAFEQKERERELYGPKKRGPKPKTFLLKARAQAAEAVRVSELHFPASSKHPPSSSSSSSHSRPHPPHHAPPLRHPHPVVSPKLHSGAAVHKLKKDIRRCHRMSRRPLPRHDLLSSGSNSGSSPSGTPGGPQLLRPPVSPFSETVRILNRKVKPREPKRGRIILNLKVIDKGTGASNNNNNNNNNNGSGHGNAPPSGTIRRNPPGRPRIPSRNRVIGKNKKFGEAGVPMRAPAHMKFAGFSLYGKQQNLSGPPPSSSVAPPSSAPSTLLGRPATLGRPPTSPSMKKPPVIGPPSSVAGRYQHSSPSSSSSSSSSSSSTSSESSSGSSGSSSSSSSGSDCPPSPPSQIQPPPSSTAVPPSNARAESPQPPKLSPQTTGPRSGLHHRSSSSSSSSSSSDEDDVESRVLDLSVPPESSTATPANKETRNDDDEDDDDDEDFEDVKGGRSSPPSVASFEPGPDWRPEMSPCCANVVVTDVTTNLFTVTIKEFCNAQDFAGAKP